AATAGCTTTTGGTTGGTCTGCTGATTGTTCAGTCTTCACTAGATGCTTGTCTCGGAAACCCTAGAGTACAAATATGATAGACATAAAACATACAAGTCTTTCCTTTttatgtcatttgaaatatacgTTATAGATCATTTGACCATGTTGATTGTTGATAGCATTACCCGAGACgtatatcattgcatttacgAGCAAAATGTAAATTTCCGTAATTACTTATCAATGTTTTTTTAACGTCTAACAATAAatactaaaattattttttaataagacAAACATATTACTAAGTGCGTTCAtaatagaagaaaaaataccGTGATATTTGTCCTTAATCTTTACGAACATTCCAGGCAATGCTCAACAGAGAAAATTCGAATTATAACAGGAAGAGGAAATTCACACGTAAGAGTGTGGGTTATGTTTAAGCTAATAAAATCCGGAAAGATAAAATTAAACATAAGATTTACGaataataagaatttaaaatttagaaaaaaagaaCATACCTGTTTTTTTGTTATTTGTGATGCCCCTGTTTCGCATTGTAAGAAATCTGTGGAAGAATGCATTGTATTTTCCATGACATGCGTCTCGTGTAAACTCCCTGCTTCACTCGAATTAAAAACCATCAAagattcattttcaaataaatcgTATGTCGTCCGTTTGTATGGACCTCTTCTTCTTCGTTTCTGTGAATTATTTTTCTCCATAAGTTCAGTAATATATACCAAGATTTTGGACTACACGTGGAAGATGAAATTTTACGAGGAGCGGTTTCAGATTTATCTGCGAGGAATTCAAAGGGAAACCGACGGTTACCACATGGGCCTTTTATCTTCTGTGTGCAATTAATTTGCGAAGAATCCCTTCCTGTCCCTCGCACACCAGGACATCAGCGTGTTATTTGATGATTTCTGGTCGTTTCGGCCTTTTTTCAGTTCGGCCCCAAGTATTTTCGGCCGTTAGTAGTTTCGGCCTAATGTCGTTTCGGCCCTAGTCGTTTCGGCCTCACTTTGGAAAGCTATGTATGGAATTATAAGGAAAATTAGATTGTTTGATTTACCAATTAGTTGTCAATTTGACCTGTTTGACAAAGTAGTTTTACCAGTTTTAATTTATGAATGTGAAATATGGGGgtatgaaaatttacaagttgtaGAGCGCATTCACTTAAAATTTCTGAAACACATTTTTCAGCTGAAAAGCTCTACGCCCTCATTTATGGTATGTGGCGAAACAGGTCGTTTCCCAATCTATATTAATGTGTATAGCAGAATGATTTCATActgggctacattattgcaagGTTGTgactttaaaattgttaatgtacTTTATAAATTTTTGCATACACAATATCTTAACGGTACTGTTAAGAACCCCTGGTTTGAATGTATTCATCGAATTTTAAACATGTGTGGTCTTTCAAATATATGGAATCAACAAAAGAACATAAATGGAAAATGGATAACAAATACTGTCAAACAAAGACTTAAGGATCAATTCATTCAACCATGGTCGAGCGATATGTTCAATtcatctaaaggtaaaatatacagaacttttaaaatagactttggaccagaaaaatatttagaaaaattgtcaaaaaaattcAGAACTATTTTCCTTAAATTTCGCACCACAAATCACCGCTTCCCTATAGAGACTGGTAGATGGATTGGTATTCCatataatgaaagattttgtgttttgtgtaacGAATCGAAAATTGCAGACGAATTCCATTATATATTAGAATGCTCATTTTATATCAACATGAAATATACCCCAAGACTTTGTTTCCgttgatgttttcaatattctggCGACATATTTTCGTTTTCAGAAATACGGATTGACAGAGAAACTAACGCAATATCACCTTTCAAAATCTAACATTCATTTCAAGTGTTAATTTATTTGGGGGCTTATGTTTTAACGTGAATATTATATAGATTAGATGGACttagtgtaaaaataaaacgcATGACATATTGATAATCATATTCTCCTTTCTGCAATTACGTGTAACTAGCTATATGAAAATGTACAGAGAGACAGTTTTtggaattctttttaaaaattttcagcaAATAAATTTGTGAATTGCACACATTTACTGAAAATGGGTGATCATATTTCAATATCTGTAGCTaccgcgccgacccaatatatttcacatattttgTTAGAAGTCAAACATCAAATATCCGCGACCCCCACTTGTTCTATCCAGCGAAAAACCTtttgaatttgcatggaatatacaagttatacataGATCATTGTACTATCCATACAGGCTTGTGGAAATTTTTTTTCGGTTATTTTTCTACTCCcaactattttttcttctattgtttcatgattatttccattagtatatgtatatatgtttttgaaTCTCTTCTTTCTATATATTTTatcttgtttacattatataactacataaaatattgtttaattaaaTCAAGCAGTCCtgataaacaatttttattgaatgataaaacatcatcaaactgcagattgaacttttcAGAGCCTcctgctaacattacttatctTTTTCAAAGTATGAGAGGGGGCATGTTGCATGTTGACTTATCCAAAATTCAAAagtaaacaataacaacaaaaaattgtgCTTTTGTCCGAACTTCAAAACCCTAAATCGTGTACATGGGTGGGTGAGGGTAACTTAAACTGCATCCCCCACCTGATGATTTGTGAAGTGGGTGCATGGGTCACTACATGGATTGaattaataactttcaagcaTAAATGTAATATTGTACATTGTTCTCACATTCCATCACTGCTACTATCAACATAGGTGGGGGacccaatatatctttaatatcGTCGTCAAAAATAGTGGGAGGGAACTcctcccccccctctctctctctctctctctctctcatcgtcgcaaaccacgggctattatttcattctatttcacaaacgtttgtgaaatagaatgaaacaataacccgtggtttgcgatgatggtttcatatacgctatcgatcattaacatttttctaatttctatattgaattattttttaatttagatgCATTAAAATAAGGAAGGCACAACTGAATCTAAAACATCCCGAGCGAGAGCGCgcgcgagagagagagatagtattagataaacttttacaggtatccctatagctatacctaacatagtactTTTTTGCCTTTGGAATAgtatatgtgtgtattatcttctacacattgtgaggacgtcctcacttaaTAGGTTTGGTCGGCGCGcgcgcgagagagagagagagagatcacatcggttatcattaaatattttaaacccTTAGAAATAGTATTACAAAATTCTACAGCTAATGTTGTTGGGTATCCTACGCACAGCTAATTTACAAAACCGAAGAATTGGACatacactatacatgtacagcaATTTTGCAACATATTTCCATGCGTAAAAGTGTGAATCAGCTTCCCGGGAGGCCGTGACCGAATTTCAAGCATTGAAGCACGCGGACCTCGTGTATTACAATCAAGTGTTTAGTTTAATATGGTTAAACAATTTTCCATGATAGTTGACTCATTAATATTCATCTACACTTTTAAATAAGATTTTACAACACTTCAGTATGGAATCAATCACTCGCGTCTCTGTTGATCGACttctttatttgtatacaaaGTTGAACACGTTACATTTAtagtaaaaaataattcataatatgAATTTctgatagaaaaaaataaataattctgtTCATCAAGGTGAAAGATGGGATAAAGCTTTGTAGCTGAATGCATCAAGTCGATGAAAAATGTTAACTTAAAAAATGACCATACCCTGCAGTTTCACTGATTTTAAACCGCTATCACTTCATCAAAaattttgtactattttctataattttttataaggtaaaatgaataaaattacgTAAAGTTTAagagtttttggaaaaaattaagttctcccaataaagtaattcaagtaataattaagtaattcaagaaattaaaagattttgccatttatttctccgggaaagaaagaaatcattgcttttttaatcgtttagtacattttttctaaacaagatactgATCTCACGGTGGGTATCAGGGACTAACTTTTTAGACAAGGCAGTCTTCTTGTGTATTCGAAATACACATACACCGTGTTCACGGACATTTTACACCGTGTGTTGGGGAATACTCGTGGTCTCTACTGTAGATTTTATTATCAACATCATTGTATTCACCCGTAAATTACTAACTGAACCTAACATACACTAACTACGCAAATAACAACATATCAGTTTACAGCATACAATACCTGGTCATGAGtcataattgtttattttttcactaaatatatttcattgaaaaaataccTTTTTGAATAAAGTTAGTGTAGTATTACTTGTAGCTAATTTTTTATAGATATACTAACAAAAAATGCACAATTGTTTGTAGTGTCTTCACAAatgctaaattgaaattttacggCACAAATTTGTTAAGAAATCATTATATTTCGGGGTTAAAAGTTTGCCTTGATGATTTCAAAAACTATTCTCAATGATCATGGTATCACAATTTGTCAAACATAATGGAAAAGAAAGTTCGaacaattttgcatatatttcataatcttTTCTAACACTAGGCCTACCTCCAATTATTTCCTCATCATACAAAATTTCCTCTTCATTAAagtctcataaattcaatacacatctatattaacaaaaacaacatcacATTGTCGGTATTTTGTAGCTTACGAAACTTGGGCCGAAACGACTTGGTATCTAAGGCCGAAACGACAAAAGGCCGAAAAAACTTTAGGCCGAACAAACCTAGGGCCGAACTGTAAAAAGGCCGAAACAACTTGCATCGTATTTGATACTGTGACTGTGCGTGGTATTAGTTTCTGCATCGTTATCTGGTTACCTGCCACACCATTCTTGCGCGTCCAGCATTCTATCTAGATCTATCATGTTTGCGTGTATTTTTTTCTCGGAAGATTCGAGTTTAAGTGTAGTTGGAAGAAAAAACAAAAGTCTCAAAGTGATAAATGATGAATGGGAACCCAGAGGTAAAGTTGAAATGCTGTGGCCAGGAAGACATGCAGGACAACGGACATTGTATCACGGCACTATCATTAAAATTGGCGGTAAGTCGATGTGCTTGATTTAGTTCTACTGTTATATTAATCACACGATATATTTTATACCATTATTGCAATATGATTCAATGTATGAAAAACTAACAAGAGGAAACCATGTAAAACGCAGcattataaattttttgaaaacttttaaaatgttgtATCGAATTTCCTGGCGGAGCGTCAGGGAATTAAGGGCAGGTAATCCAGTCTAGTAATATTTAAGACGAATCACATACAGTAACATAATACTTATTACTTTTACGGATTTGTAATAAATAGTTAATTGTGAGCAGATATGAAATCAATGTAGCAAGGGCAGGTAATCATGTATATGCAATATTATCTAGAACAGTAGCGGATCCAGAAGTTTTctcgtgggggggggggggggggggggggggggggggcaatttcCACAAATCCTCAAACAATGTAGGAGAATGTGTATCTGTGTTTGTTACTGTATGTTTGGGGAAGGTGAGGTGATAACTGTTAGTTACAACTACCAGTATGTTACTCACGTTTTAGTCACCtttgattgggggggggggggggggggggggtagcaaaTTCTGTAAATTTTAGGTGATATAAGTCCCCTGTCTGAACACACCTGACTTGCAGATAAATTCCACCATTGAACCTCGTGATCTGGTAAAtagttatgtatatattttttttttttagatgaagaGACATTAAATATTTTTGCCACTCAGGCATACTCCAAGATTTTGAAGAAAGCAAAAAGACCAATGGAAGTCCCAGAAGAGCTCTTTTCTTTTGATGAGAATGAAGCAATTAGCTCTGAAAATGAAAAGAGAAGCCGACAAAAAACAAAGAGACTTCAAGAGTCTGAAGAGCAGGAGGATTCTTTGAGtcctaaaaagaaaaacaagaaacaaGAACTGCCCATACAGCAAAAAAATCGAGAAATAAAACATGCTGAAAAAGGTGTAAAAGCAAAGAAACCtggaaattcaaaatcaaaaaaaacAGAGGCAGTGCCAGAGCAATTAAAATTATTGCAGATGGAAACCAATGGATCTAATGGATTTCCACTTATTGGCCAGTTCGAGTCTGATGAGGATCCAGAACTAAGCACTCCAACTTCCCTTCAAGCACTACCCATTACAACCACCATGCCACCTACAGCTCACTCACTTGCCGCAACTCAAAATCCACAAACTACTGCAACATGCCAAGGTCCACCACCTACTACAACTGACAAAACATACATGCAACCTCCATCTTGTTGCACCAACATGTCTGCGGAGGAGGAAATAAATTATACAATGACAGAAACATGGGGAATGTGCAGTAGCGCTATGGATGCCATAAATCAATCAAATCCAGGAACTCCACCTCCACTCATACAACACAGCTCTCCAAAGTCTGCAGTAGAGCTACCAGGTATtatttaatgataaatcattGCAATCTGtgataaaattgaattcaataacaattcattttcaatataacTATAAGAGAGTGATATAGTTATATAAGTGCCTCATGATACAACATTAACTGATTTTTTTCTATAGTCTCCTGGTATTTCCAGTTCCATCAACTCAGGTTATGGCCATTCTTGAGGGATTGCTGAGACCAGATGTTCAGAATTACATCAGAGAGGTTATAAATCACACTCAGCAAATGTGTAATTCACAGGTAATTGTGTAGTATGTAGTTGAATATGTAATCGTATCATGGAATTTGAATTTTATCTTAGATTTTATTATAAATCCTactaaatgaatgaaatattttcttcaaaCAGAGCTTCACAGAGATTGGAAAAACAAATTCATCAACAAGACAGACTAGACATGATTTTCTATCAGAATATAGACAACACAACATGAATATACAGCCCTTAACGGCATTGCCCACTAACACTGATGAACAAACAGCAGATTTCAATGACAGTATAGATACAGGAAACTTTCTGCACTTTCGGCATTCACAAACAAGGGCCACTATGAACGAAATGCCTCAAAACAACATTCCTGCAGCCAGCTTCTTAGAGGAAAGCTCAACATCCCCAATTCCACCTTCTGAACCTTTCCTCAACTCACAAACTCCCCTGCCACAACTGCGGAGATCACCACGGAAAcataacaacaaaacaaatatgCAAAAGGtgtgtgtttcttgatttttttttcaaaatataaaaaaaaaatgatacattttttatGATGTTCTACATGTTGatagaattttgaattttaagaaTTGGATTTGAAACCATTCTATATTAAATTCAAATGGTCTCGTCTATCTATGTCTATTTTCACAGACAAAATTGATTGAAGGACAGGCAGTCGAAGTGGACCCTAATGGCCTGAGAAAAGCTACATCGGCAGCAAGGAAATCACAGAAGCCAGGCTACACTCTGTGTTACAAACTGTTGGCAGAAGTGTTTTCCTTGCAAACACTAGCCAGTTCTCGTGGCCAGGGAATAGGAAAAGTCAAAGAAGGAGATATCAGACCAACTCTTGATAAAGAGAAAATAAGCACAATCAAGAGTAAGTGAAGTTGttataaaaatttgattttttttaccattataCAGGTATATAACATTTTGCATTTATGTACATGTGATGTCCATgcatttttcattttgtataattattattttctgaCCAATTACTTTTTGattgaaagtttttcatttattaaaatttacttttgttGTGCATGGAGCTTTATCAAACAATGAAAGAATGCtataattcattttgattaaatttcttcaaattttaTGATGTTGGTTTTTTTATACCTTTAAAAATGAGGCTTTATTTGAGTAATGGCTTGCAGGTACCAGTATATGAGACatgtttatcttttttttttcagactATGTAACTGTCTGGTGCAGGAAAAATGAATGTGTTATTCCAACCGAGACCGTTCTAAATGATGCTATCACAGAGAGGATAAGTTACGCCCGAAAACAGCTGCGTCCCAAGAAGACCACTGACAAAACTGACAAATGCAGCTAAGAAACAATAGAATAGTGTCTATAGTACTGTGTTCTAGTAATATTCaaatgtgttgtgtttaaaTATGCTATTCTTCTGTACATTATAGTGCAGACAGACTGTTCATTTAAATGCCATTTTTTGGTACattgttattgacaatatgCTTTAATCATTTTAAAGCTTATAAATTCTAAACTGATATGTACAAATTTTATGAGGAATTAATACATAactttcacaatttttgaaatttgttttttatgttttcattgttgAAAAGTGTTAGACAGGAATTGGGCATTTATCGGAGGCGGAATTTTCACCTAATGAAGAGGCGGAATCCAGGCGTCACTAACACGATTGGAATCCAGGCGGAATACAGGCGTAAAAAATGGGGCGTCATTTTTTCCAGGCGTCACTAATTTGCATATTACGCCTTCTAAGGCGTCATTAATTTACATTTTTCGCCTCAAATTCCTGCCCAATTCCACTTGTTTTACGCTTGGTTTACGCCCAGAACATTCACATTACCTTATAATCAATATGAGATTTGACGCCCGGAATATTTCTGATATTCCGTCTCTTTTACGCCTCATTTACAGGCGTAACATTTCATACAGGTTACTGCTACATTTTATGAACATCCACTTTTACTTGTagtgttttatttcttcctctAAGTCTTATGCCTTCTTATCTGTATATTCTTGCGTGAAATGTTTATTCTATGTGTGttcttttgttaatctgtgtgtgtatatatgtgtacatgcatgcttgTTAAATTATTATCCTATGACATGCAGTGCTTCCCAAGGTCTTCTGGTACTTACTGGACATTTTGTCCAGTAATGGTTAATGAGTtattactggaccaaatcacattttaccagaccaaaattttatcTGCAgattaatcccctattgtggccccaccctacccttaGGGCCATGGTTTtgataaacttgaatttacactatatcaggaagcttatatttcatgtaaatttctgtcccagccattggttcttgagaagaagatttttaaagatgtcccCTAAACATTCCCATGTtaacctttgatcccctatgtAATGGGTGTGTATTTTATTAACGTGCTTTTTGCCGTCACCGGTGTCACTATCTCTGTGTCACGCGCGGTACCGGTGACGTTGCTAAGTAAACAACAGCAGCTTTGTAGGTAGGTTTAATTTTAAAAGTGAGTTGTTACATCGTAGAGCTAGGGGTAGGACGTGTTATTGATAactgtatattttaatgttaacttAGAGAATAAATcgtttatatttatatccaaATCACGGAGACTGCTTGGTTTATCTTTTATTATCCTAAATTGACATTCGGGACAAAAGGAAATATATTTTCCTAATTTACGGGGACTGATGTTCTCATGAGAAGGATTTGAAATCCTcgtgctacatgtacatccattCCCGTTACACCCTATTGTCGccctaccctacccctgggggccatgattttaacaaaatgtcaggaagctttcatgtatatttaaatttctGGCCCAGAATGGCATCGGCGACGTACTTTATTAGCCCAAGCATTTCACTTTAGATTCGTCAGTGGAGTACACTTTTTCAACCCGTGTTCAACACCAGTGTTATGAAAtacaagttttttaaaaacacgtaACTCAAATCAAACGTGCCCATGTTGTTCAAATACTTCTTGATCAGTTTAAATCCTTTAGTTACTTGTTATTTATTACCTAATTCAAACGCTTCAAAGACATCTGTAATTTCACTGGATATTGCTCAATTGTATTATCATCCTCTCGGGGGAATTGAAGATGAttgcaagtttgataaaattaatatttgagTTAAAcataaacatgttttctgtttgcaatgactaaaaaacaaaataaatttgggacatgctgctaaaaattgaaaatttatctaatcatgtattccattggggaaaaaaatcatcgGACACTTGGTCCGgccaacaactgatattgatCGGACCTAAACAAAAATTACCGGACATTTGCCAATGTGAGACGGACCTTCGGAATCGCTGCTGTGATATGGTCTgagtgtgtgtatgtgtgtgtgtgtgtgtgtgtgtgtgtgtgtgtgtgtgtgtgtgtgtgtgtatatatatatatatatatatatatatataaatgcatgctatgtgtcttACATAATTTATCTTTGATATGTGTGATAGTCGGTTTATAAGgtctacagagcttgtgttgTAAATTGTATATAGTACCGActgttaaataaaatttatttactaacTTGATAAAATATAAGAAAAGAACTTATTAAGCATGTGGCAGGGCCCAGAGATGTAGGGTTATAGGGACAGCACCCCCACCCTCTTTTCTTACCCAAATTTGGATATTGCAGTATATATTTGGTCACCCTTTTTATGCCccgaagatgggggggggggggggggggggcataatgtttttgtcctgtctgtcattctgtaattctgtcgttctgtctgaaactttaacattgctaataacttttgaacaataagtgatagagctttgatatttcacatgagtatgccttgtgacaagacctttcccttggtattaaaccttttgaccttgacatttgacctacttttaatttttttttttacattggttataacttctaaatggtaaatattagagctttcatattgtacatgagcatttcttttgacaagatctttctactgctaccaagatatttgcccttgtgaccttggccatcttcggaattgtccattatcgggggcatttgtgt
Above is a genomic segment from Ostrea edulis chromosome 3, xbOstEdul1.1, whole genome shotgun sequence containing:
- the LOC130053428 gene encoding uncharacterized protein LOC130053428: MFACIFFSEDSSLSVVGRKNKSLKVINDEWEPRGKVEMLWPGRHAGQRTLYHGTIIKIGDEETLNIFATQAYSKILKKAKRPMEVPEELFSFDENEAISSENEKRSRQKTKRLQESEEQEDSLSPKKKNKKQELPIQQKNREIKHAEKGVKAKKPGNSKSKKTEAVPEQLKLLQMETNGSNGFPLIGQFESDEDPELSTPTSLQALPITTTMPPTAHSLAATQNPQTTATCQGPPPTTTDKTYMQPPSCCTNMSAEEEINYTMTETWGMCSSAMDAINQSNPGTPPPLIQHSSPKSAVELPVPSTQVMAILEGLLRPDVQNYIREVINHTQQMCNSQSFTEIGKTNSSTRQTRHDFLSEYRQHNMNIQPLTALPTNTDEQTADFNDSIDTGNFLHFRHSQTRATMNEMPQNNIPAASFLEESSTSPIPPSEPFLNSQTPLPQLRRSPRKHNNKTNMQKTKLIEGQAVEVDPNGLRKATSAARKSQKPGYTLCYKLLAEVFSLQTLASSRGQGIGKVKEGDIRPTLDKEKISTIKNYVTVWCRKNECVIPTETVLNDAITERISYARKQLRPKKTTDKTDKCS